The nucleotide window tctatctatctcctatctatctatctatctatctatctatctatctatctatctatttattatctatctcctatctatcatctatctatctatctatctatctatctatctatctatctatccacccatccatctcctatctatctatctatccacccatccatctcctatctatctatctattagctatatatctcctatctacctattatctatctatttcatatctatctatttgcTCATAGATCTGCCTCTACTTCTGCTCACAAATACATTGTTGTTTAAAATTATgttctgagatagatagatagatagatagatagatagatagacacacatatatatgcatttattgtaacatttaatataaatatttatacatttattcaAAACAAGTTCACTTTGCAAACTACATAGCCACATCTATCTAATCACACACTATCTAACTAGTTCTATCTGACAACTAATTATCAATATATGCATATATCCTTTTCTTtcttactttcttttttttctctttcttctcaaCAATTTTAATTGTTGATGTGACCCATAGTCAGAGTTGTGGGGCGAGCACCTACAGCCTATTGTCTTTGCTGctcctttttctctctcttttacctatctatccctccactatctatctcatatccactatctattatctctctatctatctatctatctatctatctatctatctatctatctatctatctatctattatctatctatctattatctatctatctaccttaatgggtaatataaataaataaattagactTTGTACCTTCTTTGACCATTCCAACTGCAAGGCACTTCTGGAAGCGACAGTACTGACACCTATTCCTACGTCGTTTGTCAACCGGACAATTTTTATTtgctaaacaaacatatttggcattTTTCTGCACAGTGCGctgcaagagagagagaagagagaggggtgAGTCCCTGGGAGCTGttcttcctcctcctgccccctgtgtgctggtggtggtggtcgtggaggggacatggaggagcattAACATTCAGCCACAGAGCTGTGTTTTATATTCCAAGAAGACAAGGAGTAAATACAGATCCGTGGCCATTCATATTATTTACATCCCTCGGAGACGTCTCTATTTCACACGATAAGATTATTCAATCAGGACGGCGAAATAAAGAGATCACTTAATTTTACCATAGGGAATTCTGTTCCACTTGGTTAGTTAAGACACGGTTCTCTGTCCTAACCAATTTAGATCTGAACACAAATAGAAATGTTCTAGCAAACAGGAATACAAGGGAATACAGCCCTAGGTTCTGgccttaaattttttaaaagaataaaaaaaaaaaattaaggattATACCTTAAATTGTCTAAATTCCAAAAACTccaggaaaataataataatataaaaaaatattttaatattggATTGTTTGTATCAATCTGTGTAAATGTAATAatatagatctaaaaaaaaagtggtacTCACCTTGAAGAACCCTTTGCATCCTTCACAGGTACGAACTCCATAGTGTTGACAGGCAGCATTGtccccacacactgcacacagacccTCGTTGGATGGAGACCCTCTGGATGGAGGGGAAGGGACTTGGCTGTCAATGAGTTGGGACGCATGACCAAGCTGGAGTCCAGGGAAGCCCATGGCTGCCTTATTTCTGATAGGGTTAGGGACTGCAAAAGTCTGTCCATCCACCACATGATGGGCTCCTGAAGCTTCGGGGTTCATAGACACATGGTGACCATCAAATCTCATTTGACAACTAGACACTGGGGTCCCAGGTGGAGACTGCTTAAAGGAGAACAAGGAGAGTCTGGAGACAGGACCTTTCCTCTGGTCAATCATGTGGGTGGTGGCCACATAGTTCTGATGGAAGCTGTGCAGGGAGCCAGGGTCATCCCACATGGAGCTATGCTGGACTGGGAATCCTGGGGGgttggaggtgggggaggaggaggatttgTAGTAGACTGAGCCCGCATGTGGCATCATCTCCTCGGACTGGCCAGGCAGGTGGCTGTGCTGCTGGTAGCCGTGCATCTGAATGTCTTCAACTTTTATTGAGGACTGCTGGGCAGAGATTGGCATTTGGTACAAGCAAGGTGGCTTGACGTCGTAGCTGGAGTTGTAGTTGTCCATAAAGGTACTGAAGCTGGGGAGAGAAGTGGTGGCAGTGATTTCAGTGTTGGTCAGGTCCATGCTAAACTTGACAAACTCTGGCGTTAAGAAATCGGAGCTGTATTCTCCTGAAGAAGAGTGGTAAGTGTAGCTCTGGGAGG belongs to Dendropsophus ebraccatus isolate aDenEbr1 chromosome 9, aDenEbr1.pat, whole genome shotgun sequence and includes:
- the NR4A2 gene encoding nuclear receptor subfamily 4 group A member 2 isoform X2 yields the protein MPCVQAQYGSSPQGASPASQSYTYHSSSGEYSSDFLTPEFVKFSMDLTNTEITATTSLPSFSTFMDNYNSSYDVKPPCLYQMPISAQQSSIKVEDIQMHGYQQHSHLPGQSEEMMPHAGSVYYKSSSSPTSNPPGFPVQHSSMWDDPGSLHSFHQNYVATTHMIDQRKGPVSRLSLFSFKQSPPGTPVSSCQMRFDGHHVSMNPEASGAHHVVDGQTFAVPNPIRNKAAMGFPGLQLGHASQLIDSQVPSPPSRGSPSNEGLCAVCGDNAACQHYGVRTCEGCKGFFKRTVQKNAKYVCLANKNCPVDKRRRNRCQYCRFQKCLAVGMVKEVVRTDSLKGRRGRLPSKPKSPQEPSPPSPPFQANPEFQMNGDDTQHIQQFYDLLTGSMEIIRGWAEKIPGFSELHKQDQDLLFESAFLELFVLRLAYRSNPSEGKLIFCNGAVLHRLQCVRGFGEWIDSIVEFSSNLQSMNIDISAFSCIAALAMVTERHGLKEPKRVEELQNKIVNCLKDHVTFNNGGLNRPNYLSKLLGKLPELRTLCTQGLQRIFYLKLEDLVPPPAIIDKLFLDTLPF
- the NR4A2 gene encoding nuclear receptor subfamily 4 group A member 2 isoform X1 produces the protein MPCVQAQYGSSPQGASPASQSYTYHSSSGEYSSDFLTPEFVKFSMDLTNTEITATTSLPSFSTFMDNYNSSYDVKPPCLYQMPISAQQSSIKVEDIQMHGYQQHSHLPGQSEEMMPHAGSVYYKSSSSPTSNPPGFPVQHSSMWDDPGSLHSFHQNYVATTHMIDQRKGPVSRLSLFSFKQSPPGTPVSSCQMRFDGHHVSMNPEASGAHHVVDGQTFAVPNPIRNKAAMGFPGLQLGHASQLIDSQVPSPPSRGSPSNEGLCAVCGDNAACQHYGVRTCEGCKGFFKRTVQKNAKYVCLANKNCPVDKRRRNRCQYCRFQKCLAVGMVKEVVRTDSLKGRRGRLPSKPKSPQEPSPPSPPVSLISALVRAHVDSNPAMSSLDYSRFQANPEFQMNGDDTQHIQQFYDLLTGSMEIIRGWAEKIPGFSELHKQDQDLLFESAFLELFVLRLAYRSNPSEGKLIFCNGAVLHRLQCVRGFGEWIDSIVEFSSNLQSMNIDISAFSCIAALAMVTERHGLKEPKRVEELQNKIVNCLKDHVTFNNGGLNRPNYLSKLLGKLPELRTLCTQGLQRIFYLKLEDLVPPPAIIDKLFLDTLPF
- the NR4A2 gene encoding nuclear receptor subfamily 4 group A member 2 isoform X3, which translates into the protein MDNYNSSYDVKPPCLYQMPISAQQSSIKVEDIQMHGYQQHSHLPGQSEEMMPHAGSVYYKSSSSPTSNPPGFPVQHSSMWDDPGSLHSFHQNYVATTHMIDQRKGPVSRLSLFSFKQSPPGTPVSSCQMRFDGHHVSMNPEASGAHHVVDGQTFAVPNPIRNKAAMGFPGLQLGHASQLIDSQVPSPPSRGSPSNEGLCAVCGDNAACQHYGVRTCEGCKGFFKRTVQKNAKYVCLANKNCPVDKRRRNRCQYCRFQKCLAVGMVKEVVRTDSLKGRRGRLPSKPKSPQEPSPPSPPVSLISALVRAHVDSNPAMSSLDYSRFQANPEFQMNGDDTQHIQQFYDLLTGSMEIIRGWAEKIPGFSELHKQDQDLLFESAFLELFVLRLAYRSNPSEGKLIFCNGAVLHRLQCVRGFGEWIDSIVEFSSNLQSMNIDISAFSCIAALAMVTERHGLKEPKRVEELQNKIVNCLKDHVTFNNGGLNRPNYLSKLLGKLPELRTLCTQGLQRIFYLKLEDLVPPPAIIDKLFLDTLPF